Genomic segment of Panicum virgatum strain AP13 chromosome 9N, P.virgatum_v5, whole genome shotgun sequence:
TTTGGTGCCGTTTTAATTAGTTGAATACATAACCATTAGATTTTGTGTTTAGAGAAGTAATATTGGTATGCATATTGGTGGTTTGAAGGTGTCATTAGTTCTTCACCAGTGCTTTTGTAATTAAAGTAAACTTTCTTTGTGTTACTTTGCAGAGGGTTTGCTGGAAATGGTGCATAGAAGGTAGAAGTTATTTTGTGCCAATAGTGGAGCAAATGCAGATTGGTGAAAGTTTATTATTGTGTTGCTCGTTACTTTGTAATCACAGATATTAGTGCTTGAGTTCTTCCTACTGTCTTAATTTTGTTCCAGTTCGAAAATTGTTAAATAAATAGCTCATGTCTCATTTTATTTTGTATTATCTATCTGCGTATGTGCATAGACATGACCATATATCCATTCATCTTGGTTGGGCAGTGTATCCTACTATTCTGAAGGCCATATGATTTTCTTGTTGCTCTGTTATCCCTTgaatttttcttaattttttgaATCTCTCTAATGTTCCTACACATGGAATTGTTTAGAAAAAAGTGAGCTGCAAATGTGTCTGTGCTGCAATTATATGAGTAGATAGCATATGCTAGAGAATATTATATAGCAAATGGTGTCTGAACGCTGCAAAACAACAacagaggaggccgaggagttGGAGCGTGTGGAATGCTGCTAAACAACAACGGGGGAGGTGGGGTGCGGCACCCAGGGAAGCAACTAACCACAATAATCCCCCTGACGGGTTAGTTCCCTGGGATATTAGCCATTTACTTCCAAACTAAGCCTAATGGTGGCGAATACGTGCCCTGCACAAAAACCCCCCGCCCCCCACCcccagcgcgcgcgcgcggtagGCGTCGTGACGGCCACCGGGGGCTCACGGCTTGTCCCTAGCCACTGGCGCGACGCCGCCCTGGTCGGCAGGCCCTGACGTTGGTGCGGCAGATGGGCGTTTGCGGCACAGCGGCAGGGTGGCACGAGCGGaggcgcggccacgccgctgGGATCCCGATGCGTACGTGCGGGGGATCCGGGCGCTTCCTCCCGCACCAGCCCGCCCGTGCGGCCTCCGTCGCCTCAAAAGCACCAGccagtttttttaaaaagaaaaagaaaaaaaactcgaGCCAGCCAACCCAACCAAGCCCATCGTATATTGTGGCCGAACTCTGTTCAAGTTTGGATTAGAAACACCTCCCGTTTTATTATCCTCTGAATTGGTTGGGATTCAATTGCCCATGTCTTCAAGGGCTAGTGTCAGTGCGCTCGGCGAGGCTGCACTGCACGGACCACGGATTCACAGCTCCAGCCGAAGGCAAAGCTAGCAGTCTTCTTGGACACCCTGCACGCAAAGCTGCTTGCAACGCAAGGCACGCGCGCGCGTCCCATGAACCCGCGCGTCCCATGATCTAGCGACggccgaccggccggccggcccgcacCTCCCTACCCTACCCGGCCGGCTGGGCCTCCCTGCCTCAGGTCGCAACTTGCATTGCAAGGCCATCCGGTGACCTGCCGCGCAGGCTGCGGTGGGTAGCCCGTCTGTGCTGGGACTGGCACAGTGGGACAGGACCCAGACCATCCTGCCCTCGCACGGTTCATTCGCGCAGGCGTTGCGTCGCACCGTCATTTTTGTAACTAATCCTCTCTTTTAGCACAGCTCATCGCGCCCTGCATGATTGCTCGTCAGCTCACCAGTCCTGTCCCCCAATCAGTGGGATCTCCGGTTTCTTTAACAAACTCTCACTTCCTTTTTCCTTTCGGTTACCAAATCTCTCATTTTTCACCAAACTTCTGTACTAGTGATGTGATGCGTACAATGGAAAATCGCATCAAGTAATGTGCGGCTGACAAGTGGGTCATGGGCCCATTAGACATGGATTATTTTCCCAAACAAAATCAACTGCTCGGATCAAAGATCAATGCGTACTCCATCCAGGGTTGACTCTCCGTAACATACTACCCCGTATGCTCTGGCTCCCCCACGCATGTTCCTGAAGCAACTGCAATCTTGCCGCAATTTTTCTAGACATACACTTCCATTCCACGCCGGCTACaagtaaaataaaaataaaaccaccAGGATAACACAACAAAACCAAACCGGATTCGAAACAACACATCCTTTTACCTCCCACACCACTCATCGCCTCATCATCAGCAGCAGCTTTTTTCTCGAGGACAAAGCTGCATCTCCCTGAGACTGAGAGGACGTCGTCTCTCTCAGAGAACAGAGGAGATCGACGCAGGAGCAGAGAGACAGAACCAACCCTGAAGAGATCTGGCTAGCTAGCCTCCGATGCATGCCAAGGAGGCAAGGAGGAGGTCGCCACTGGCGTAGGAATCAAATCGGCGTCAGGAAAGGTGAGAAAGGGCCAGTCTTTTGCTTGCCATCTTTCATCCCCACTTCCTTTCGTTTCCATCCTCGCAGCAGCATTCCAGCCGGGCATTCGCGGTACGAAAGGCGTGCTTGTTTCTTTCCATGCTTTCGCAATTCTTCACCTGGGAGATGATGAGAAAGTCAGAAAGGATGACACGCGCCACTGCAGAATTCCCAAAGAAAACTGGCCCTGCGTCTAAAGAAGGTTCAAAAGCAGAGGCATCTGAATCTTTTAGGCCTCCTTTTGTTTTCCCCGTCTCGTCCTTTTTTCCTCCAATCGCTCTGCATCTTTATCTGCATGCCATGATACAGCCATGATttagtctgaactctgaagtcgCCTCACGAGTCGCGATCGTCTCAAAAGCAGCAGAGCTCAGgtctaaggccctgtttggatcccaacttttttcagaagtccctatcacattaaaagaaatattattattttatagtattaaataaaatttgtttataaatgtttttttgacagctgagtgttttttcgcgagacgaatctaatgagcctaattaattcataatttgctacagtgatgctgcagtaaccattcgctaatcatggattaagatacctcattagattcatctcgcagttTAGCTCCAGGGTTCttcagttagttttataattaacatttatttaatacttctaaatactaaaaagtcactgggactttttttaagtccctatTCCAAAACACCCTCTAAACAACAGGGGCATTTCGCCAAATTCCTCAGCGCTGTCTTCAACCCTTCGATCGAGCACAAAAGTTTTGAAAAATACAATCTGCTGGAAGACGACAGGGCGGTTCAAATTTAAACCTGCGAATTATCTCTGGTTTTGTGCGCCGGCGTGTCTCCCGTTTCGATGGATCTGTCGTGCCCATTGCGGCAGTTGCGCGAGGCCTTTATAAAGCCGTCTCGTGTTGCCTTTGTCTTGTGCAGTGCTGAACTGAACTGGAAGGGgtgtgacggcggcggcgcgaggcgaggGGTCGGCCAAGAACCGCCATGGACAGGGACAGCAGCCCGGCGGTCTCGGTGTCCGACGAGAGCTCGGAGGCGGGGCCCGCTGGGGAGCGCGGTGGGTGCTGCTCGTCGCCGTCGACGCGGAGCCTCGTCGACGCGGCGGGCAACCTCAGCCGCACCGCGTCCGACGTGTCCACGGCGTCCTTCTCGGAGCAGTGCAGCAGCGTCGGCCACAGCGGGCCGTtcgagccggccgccgccatggccaagcTGATCGGCCGGtccccggcctccgccgccgcgtcgctcaGCCGGCTCAGCATgaagccccgcgccgccgtgctcgacCGCCGCTCCACCGACGACGGTACGTACGTGCGACCACGGCGCCACGCCGATTCTCGGCACAGATTGATCGGTTTAACGCGAACTCGGCTGCGATGCGCAGAGATGGAGCTGGTGAAGGAGAGGTTCTCGAAGCTCCTGCTCGGCGAGGACAtgtccggcggcggcaagggcgtCTGCACCGCCGTGGCCATCTCAAACGCCATCACCAACCTCTACGGTATGCACGCACGGAAGTGGAGCCAAATTAAGTTCCGAGCAATTCGTCGTGCTCTGGCATCTTCATCGGTCAGTACTAACATGGCGTTCGATTGGTTGTCTCAGCCACGGTGTTCGGGAGCTGCCACAAGTTGGAGCCACTGCCGGCGGGGAAGAAGGCGATGTGGAGGAGGGAGATGGACTGCCTCCTCTCCGTCTGCGACTACATCGTCGAGTTCTACCCCACCACGCAGACCCTGCCCGATGGAACCAATGTTGAGGTACTGCATTGCGGTTCATGTTTATCCATGGATCAAGCGCTTTCTGCTTGCAAGATTCAGTTCCAAGAAACTTGGAGTCTCTGTTCGCATCTCGACGTGCCTGATCAAAGTCGATCGATTCGTGCAGGTCATGGCGACCAGACCAAGATCGGACATTTACATCAACCTGCCCGCGCTCGAGAAGCTCGACGCCATGCTCATTGTGAGATCAGATCCCAATTGCTACTCCATTGATTCTGCTTGGTCTCAATCAGAAACGATTCAAGCATGCGCGGTGGTGCAGGACATACTGGACAGCTTCCAGAAGGCGGAATTCTGGTACGCTGACGCCGGGACGAGGTCGTTCGGCTCGGTCacctcctcgtcgtcgacgATGTCATCGTCGTTCAGGAAGTCGGTTCACCGGAACGAGGACAAGTGGTGGCTGCCGGTGCCATGCGTCCCGGACACCGGCCTCACCGAGAAGGCGCGCAAGGACCTGCAGAAGAAGCGCGACTGCGCCAACCAGATCCACaaggccgccgtcgccatcaACAGCGGCGTCCTCAGCGATATGGAGGTGCCCGAGTCCTTCATGGCCGTCCTCCCAAAGGTCGTACAAACAAGGCATCCCAATGGTCAATGGAACAGCAAACAAATCTTCATCGCTCTATCTCGATCTCTTGCTGAAATCTTCGGCTGATCATGGTTTACAGAGTGGGAGGGCAAGCGTGGGGGACTCGGTGTACCGCGTCATGCTGGGCGCCGACAAGTTCTCGCCGGGCTTCCTGCTCGACACGCTCGACATCTCGTCGGAGCACGACGCGCTGGCGATGGCCGACTGGGTGGAGGCTGCCATGTACGTGTGGCAGCGCAAGGCTAGCGGGAGCCACGGCAAGTTACCATGGAGCAAGGTCAAGGAGCTcgcggccgacgacgacgacaagaacgTGACGCTGGCGAGCAGGGCCGAGAGCCTCCTGCTCTGCCTCAAGCACCAATTCCCCGGCTTGTCGCAGACCACCCTGGACACGAGCAAGATCCAGTTCAATAAGGTAAACTATAGAAACCAGGCTGCCATAGTCACATTGGCAAGCACACAAGATCCTATTGGCATTCTCATCCTCTGTTTATTCATCTGCTCCTACAGCAGATAATGCACATGCTTGCATGCACTGAAATTATGCTCCGGATCTGATCCGATGAAATGGACTGGTTCTTTTGCAGGATGTTGGTCAAGCAATCCTGGAGAGCTACTCGAGGGTGTTGGAGAGCTTGGCTTTCAACATTGTTTCGTGGATCGATGATGTTCTTTTCGCCGACAAGTCGATTAGGAAACTGAGTGATAACCTCAAGTCCTGAGTTCTTCAGTCTAGACTGAAGCTTCCCAGCAAAGGTTTTAGATGACTGTTGGTGAAGTTGCAAAAGAACGTAACAGTAGATGTAGTAGGATGGTTTTGCTGACCTAGGGGAAATGTAAGTAAGCTCTAGCATGCAAGAATGCAGATTGCAGAGTATGTCTGACCAACACTGGATGTCTCTATGGAGCGTGTTTTGCTTTTCCCGTCCATTTTTTTAGCTCTTCCATCCTTATAAGCAGATTTTGGTAGCATGCATGATATTAAAAAGGATCACAATCGCCGGTAGCTATGACTGACTGAAGATTGTAATATATCGTCCATGAACCATCAGTGAGAAGATCTTGCATTTTTCAGATATGGTGCTTTGTGCAGCCAACAAATATGCATCAGTTAAACTGAACTCGTGTGCATATCAGAGTTCTGCATTTTGAAAATACGGTGAACTGAATTTCATGATTAGACAATGATATTCGCGGAGATCAGCACAAGAGTACACTTGTTATCTTGCTGAATGTTAAACGCAAAAGAGCAGAAAACTACACTattgtttttttaattaatcTCCGCCTATGGGTAGCGTTCTCTTTGTTTTGACCTGCTGCTGGCCTTTTATGTTTTCCCTCTGTAATCTGCTTGCACATACACACCGTGGTTCTGTCTATTTGTACTCATGTGTTTGTAATGTCTGGGCTGCTAACTTAACCGTACCACACATAGAAACATGTAGTCATCTGCAATGTTTTGATTGATCCGCCCAGGGCGGCAGGTTTCTACGGCTTCTTATTTGTGGATGCAGAATACGATCTAACCGCGTGCCAGCCGGCAGATTCCACTGGccttactatatatatatatatatatatatatatatatatatatatatatatatatatatatatatatatatgatcaaCGCTAATCAAGGAGATGGTAGGCTGTCCAAGGTGAAAAGGTCCAGTTTCTgaagctgcaagcctgcaagcaTCCTTATGGGCAATATTGAGCAGGTGATAGTATCCCCTGAATGATGTTGCCAATTTATGCATCTCGTTGAGTTACTGCAGATCATCTAGTCCTTTCCTTGCGTGAAATCTCACTTCTGTCTTTGTCCGGCAGCGTTCTGTTTAGCTTGAGTTGGTTCCAGTGATCAGTATACCGTTTGTCAAAACCGAAAGATATATCCATATAAAGATACATCCACGTCTCATCATCAATTCAGCTTGCTTTTTATTCAGTGATATACCTGTGTCAGAAATTACCTTTGTTTTCAATTAATGTCAGGCAACTCTGAAAGTACAGGGATGATGGAAATTGTTTGGTTCTTTCTTGCAGGGTCGTGGTTCCAGGCAGCTAGGCGCGCCCAGGAGATGGTACCGGAACAAGAAGATCTGGCTGACCGTCACCCTCGCCGTCGTCATCGTGGTGATCCTACTCATGGTCCTGTCAATTTGCCATGGTTTCAAATGCTGATCCATCAGAAGCACTGATGCAGAGTTCCTGGATGCCAGCTGATGGAATCATCTCCCGTTAACAACTCCGATCCTGCATGTTTTGGATACGTTCAATAATCCACTTTTGCAGCATTGCATTTCACATAGCAATGCATTCTGCTTGATGCTGTCGTGATCAATTTGTTTTGTGTCTTTCGTTTTCATTACCTTCCTGGTAATTAGGTCTGTGCGCGATCATAAATCCTTCTTGATTTGGAGAAACCTTATCATATTGAGCGTATTGTATATATGCCTCGTTTTGTAGTTGCATTGCATGAGTTAAAGACCTGTCTCCTttcaataaaaagaaaatgcaaGCATACAAGTGTATATAACAACATAATATACCTACGAAATCATGTAATCTTTTTAAAATTGAATGCCAATCAGTTCAGTTTGGTCTTATTCAGCGCGATACCTAACAATGCAAGTActcaggggcggatccagcgtGGGGGGCAGGGGGGACTTCAGCCCCCCTACCCCTATGTTGTCCATTAGAGCCCCCacaagccccccccccctccccccacccccaaGAAAATTTTGGCATagtgaagaggaggaagaatgagaatagagggagaagaagggaaagagagaagagagaagaaagaagaagaaaatgagcCCCCTTAGTTTAAGCTAAGGCTCCGCCACTGCAAGTACTCCACAGGTTGTCTtgaaaaaaacacaaaaaaggAGGCTCGCAGTGTTTGTTGAACTGGCTTGGTCAGAACTCAGAAATAAGAAAGACTGAAAAAAATGGTGCCGAACTTTCAAttagttttcaaaacaactaTTATAGGGTGGAATCTTGAAATTCAAGTGTCATGTTTTTCAATTTTcctgtaacaaaaaaaaaagcggTCGCATGGACGGGCCAGATCAAGAAAACGGCCCCTTCTACAAATCTCATCCTATTTATAGTTGGGCCATACTTTATTCAAAAGAAGTAGTTGGGCCATACGGGCTGGATCCATCCTTGCAAAATTTCTCGactccccccctccccccccccccccccccccccccccccccccccccactcctCCTCGGCCACTCTGCCACCGTTTGGCTCCGTTTCGATATCGCGCGCCCCTGAACctcggcggtcggcggcgaACTGAGCGGGGAGGAACAGGAACTCCTCGTGCTCATCGCCTATTCGCACCGACCGCAGGCTGAGAGGTGAGTCGATCCATTCTagccccccacccccccacGTCTCCAATGCGCTTGCTCTTCTGATCGCAGCATCTGACCACTTCATCGGAAGTTTCAAATCCGCTCGGCATTTCGACCTGGTGCCTGGTGGCCTCGGATTAGTCCAAGAGGGGATTCAGATTTTCGGTTCGTAGTGACTAATTTCCCCTGCTGAAAATTCCATTTGGGGTCACCGGGCTCAAATATTTCGGGGAACCACGCATCCTTTTCTTCGGCGCTGCTATATTTTCTTCGGCGGTTTAAACGCAATCTGGGCGATCGTGTAGTAAATTAGGGTTTAATCAAGTAGTGTGGCATGGTGCGGGGAGAATTTAGAGGGGATAAGGGATCGCGCAGCGACTCGCTATCTGCACATGGCGATCTCAGGACGGTGCGAACTGGATTCTGCGCACTGTGCCTACTTGCTTGTCCCAACGTCTCGAGTTCTCGACGCTTTTTGCCAAGTTGTGGTGTCTGCCGACACAAGGATACGCCGTACGGTGTTATACTGTTATGGACTCTGGCACCCTTTGAAACTGTTAGATCCAAATGTTTGCTTAGTAGGAGTATTTATTAAGGATGCTTCTGATGTTTCATCTGCACTTGATTTGATTCAGTCAGTGCGCTTATTTGCTTAATTTCCTTTTCAACTATCTTAGAACTGGGACTGCGGATATCCTGATACCCCAGAAAAGCTGATCCTGTTTCCCTGCATACTTTAAGTAGAAGCTCATTTACTACAGATGTGAATGGTTATAAATACAGCTTGTCTATCCACGAGGAATGGAAAACAGTGCTCTAAGCATACAGAAAATGTGTTATTTGATTAATCATGTATGATTACTCTTACACATTTACACACAAAACAAACATATACGATTTGCGTGATCTGATCCCGCAGAAAGTGTAAGCCTCACACATATGCACACAAACTCTCAATGGACAAGAGGAAAATTGCAGTGCACTTTCAGACTGCCATACACTTAGCTTTTCAGAGGCATAACCGAGTTCTGTGGCAGTCTGACAGGCCTTGCCAAACGCTATCCACACAAAATGCACAAACCCGAGATTTGCAGAACTGAAACTTTTGCTTTCATGCATCTGTAGATTTCTGCTGCAGTTACACACTTAATACTAGTAGCAGCCCATGTTATTCTGCCACGTAGAATGGGTTATTGTCAGCACGAAAACTTCAGTATCTACCTACTCACTGAACTCATGATAAGGGATCATCGACAAGCAATCTAATCAGAACTTCAAATCCACAAATCAAAAACAGCCTCATCTATCAACTCATCCAATACAAACTCCCATATTTCCATAATGATCTCTTCAGTCTTTGACCTAACGTTCATCCATGTCTGAACTTCCAAATCCTTCTTAATTATCTGGTCTAGAGTACTGGGAAGACTATATTGGATATACCCATGGACATACTTATCAACTTCTGTGATGAGGTTTTCTCCTATTGGAGGTGTCCGTATGTCAATTCTTAGAAAAGATAGCCAAGAAGAGAGTCTAAAATATCTCTCTTGGATCTCTGTTAGAGCTTCACAGATACAGTCAAACAGAAGCTTCAGATCATCGGTTTGATCACCTTGATTCTCTAGTTCTTCAAACAAGCAGGGGCTGATTAATTCATCCTCTAGGTACCATACCTCTAAATTTTGTTCAGCGCATAATTCTGAGAGCTCTAGCACCAACTTTATGTAATCTAATCGGACATTCTTGTCCTCCCAGAGGACCTTAACATCTGATTCATCATCTGGGAAACATAGGGTCCTTTGGAGATCTTCATGCAACTCACCTGTATGCCACAAAGAAAAAACATACAGATATGTAgaacattttattttgtatCCGTCAATAGAAATCAATAATGTTAGACTAAGTTGTACTGTTTTGACTTACATTCTTTCTTGTTTATGCAGTCAGGACTGCCAAAATCTTCAAAGAATGACTCAAGAACAGATACCGGACTGGGCTTTTCTTGCGTTTCCTCGCTTTGCTCAGAAGAACCATCTGAGACTAATTTGGTTGATGCTCTTGGTTCTGGTGTTTCTGGCTCTTGCTGTTCCAACTTTTCAACCATGCTCTCAGGAGAGTCTGGGGTCACTTCAGcatgttctttttcttctaaTATTTCCTTTAGATGAAACATGATACATTTAAAATAATAATCACAATAAACTGACAACATGCATTTATTTGAGCTTACCTGATGTATATCATCTATGCTGTGTTCTTCTGGAACAGACTGCATGTTGCAAATATTTTCACCGTGGTTCAAATTTTCAAGTCCTTCAATGTACATGTTGTCCAGCTCATCAGAAACATCTTGAATTCCTGTCCAAAATTCTGGTGTTACTTGTATGCAGAGAATAAACATGCAACATTCAACTATAAGAAAAAGAACGTGCACCATTCGTAGCATCAATTGAATTACCTTCGTTTGCTTCATTCATGCTGTATCCTTCCTGAACTGTCACCTGATCATCAACTGGCGCACTATTACAGCATGCAATGCTTCCCAAGTCTTGTGATTGGCAGCTCTCTTGTGTACATTCTTCTCTTTCAACCTTGCATGCAAGGCAAACATCTGTCTCTTCAGGTGAGAGGTCAAGGCAGCCCTTTTCCCTTGGGCGGGTTGACATATTGCAAAGAGGGAGAGAAAGTATTCCTTCCAAGGATTTTGAGACTTGAACTGCTGGATAGTTTACAGATCGGTCATTATCTTTTAGCATCTCTGATAAATGCTTCTTGGCCTGCTCATAGAAGATTGATTCACCTTGTGGTACAGTATGGCCATTGATTTCACTTTTGCTGCCATTTTGGTGCTTTTGCTTACTGCTGTTGAAAGGTATGATGCCGTTCTTAAAACTTGATGCAGATGTGTCGGTCAAGCTCCCTCCTGAGACATGTCTAAAATCCTTCTTCATTGCAATAACAGAGTCTTTATGCCTACGTGGATCTCTTCCAAGGTCCTCTGCAGGTGCCaactttctctctcttctactCTCACCAGTCACAATTCTGAATCTTTTCTTGACTTCCCTAATTGAAAACTTTGAGGTATCCCTTCCGCTGCATTCAGGAACATGAGATGTAGAGGGTTGTTGATGTAAAGGTCTTGCGCTAGTAATGGCTTTTTGATGAATCCCTCTTTCTGGATTTGGCTTTAGAATAACTATTTTGCTAACTGTCTGAGGTCCGATAGTTGCCTCAGGCATCTGGCTTCTATTTGATTTACCCTTCCTCCAGAAGAAcatatattttctctctttgGCCTGCTCTTTTGAAGCCAACAgatgctctctctctccaaaATTGGTCTGTCCAGGAATGTTACTGGGCTCTAATCCAGAAGCCACATTACTGTTTTGGTGCTTTTGGATATTGTCTACTATTTGTGGATCTGGCTTCTGAAGCAGCTTCAGAAAAAGTTCCTTGTTTGAACCCAGTATCTCCAATGCATCCTTGAACTGTTTGGATTGAGCTGCCATGGTGTTAAAAAGATTATTCTGTTCAGATAGTTTTCCATCATTGCTCTCTTGAGGTTGCCCACGACCAATATTGCCAGGAAGATTATTCAAGTCATTGACCTTTTTATGGATTAGGGACTTCAATGAAGGACACAGTTCATTCTTATTTTTGCAATCACCGTGTGGGCACTCATTGTGGCAACTATAAATTTCACCTAGGAAATCTGCCAGGATAGATTCAAGATCATATTCTTCAGCATGATTCAAAACATCAGAATCCACTGATGGAGTAAAAGCTGTAGAGACACCTGTCTGGTGATATGAGTTATCTGTTAATCTATTTATATGCTCTGGTTTCTCATCAAAAGAGAGACCATTTTCCAGGTCCGGCAGTCTTCTCTGAACTTCATCATTTGGAATTTTCTTCAGTAGTTCTACTTTCCCCAATTCATCCTCCATAAGGTTTTTGACTGTTGGTTTCTGGAAAGTGCATTGTTCTATGTTCTGAGAAAGAAATAGTAAAAATGCTTAGATACTACATTGAAGAAAACTACGCACTGCGACGCATTAGAAACTATAGTGGCCACTTAATATAATTAATCGAGCTAGTTCTGATAATGAAGCCCCTCAAGCATAACACTGAATCGAAGAACTGGCCTAGATATCAAGCTAATTCAACATTGGTGGTTCACAGCTGCCTCAATGTTGATGAATTACAGATATTTCTTTCAGTGTTtgatttgttgaaaaaaatacaGTCTAAACTGTTAAAATTTAAAACCCCTGTGTTCATTAGATTATGGTAATGATTAAAGATATAACTAGGTGGATTTGCTCCTTAAACAGCTTCATGTTTAGTTCATGCAACTTACACCATCTTCTATCCCATCAAAATCCCTGGACCTCTTTGTCGAGTGCTCCATCTCTGCACAGATACATGGCACATGATCAGATAATTGTCTGCCAACACCcaagttgaaaaaaaaatactgtacattgttttcttttctttactgAACTATCTTAATACTCGCCATTGGCTAATTCTAGATCGTAAGTCAGATGCAATGTTTGGTCTTATTTAGCT
This window contains:
- the LOC120692663 gene encoding rop guanine nucleotide exchange factor 3-like isoform X2 codes for the protein MDRDSSPAVSVSDESSEAGPAGERGGCCSSPSTRSLVDAAGNLSRTASDVSTASFSEQCSSVGHSGPFEPAAAMAKLIGRSPASAAASLSRLSMKPRAAVLDRRSTDDEMELVKERFSKLLLGEDMSGGGKGVCTAVAISNAITNLYATVFGSCHKLEPLPAGKKAMWRREMDCLLSVCDYIVEFYPTTQTLPDGTNVEVMATRPRSDIYINLPALEKLDAMLIDILDSFQKAEFWYADAGTRSFGSVTSSSSTMSSSFRKSVHRNEDKWWLPVPCVPDTGLTEKARKDLQKKRDCANQIHKAAVAINSGVLSDMEVPESFMAVLPKSGRASVGDSVYRVMLGADKFSPGFLLDTLDISSEHDALAMADWVEAAMYVWQRKASGSHGKLPWSKVKELAADDDDKNVTLASRAESLLLCLKHQFPGLSQTTLDTSKIQFNKDVGQAILESYSRVLESLAFNIVSWIDDVLFADKSIRKLSDNLKS
- the LOC120692663 gene encoding rop guanine nucleotide exchange factor 3-like isoform X1 yields the protein MDRDSSPAVSVSDESSEAGPAGERGGCCSSPSTRSLVDAAGNLSRTASDVSTASFSEQCSSVGHSGPFEPAAAMAKLIGRSPASAAASLSRLSMKPRAAVLDRRSTDDEMELVKERFSKLLLGEDMSGGGKGVCTAVAISNAITNLYATVFGSCHKLEPLPAGKKAMWRREMDCLLSVCDYIVEFYPTTQTLPDGTNVEVMATRPRSDIYINLPALEKLDAMLIVRSDPNCYSIDSAWSQSETIQACAVVQDILDSFQKAEFWYADAGTRSFGSVTSSSSTMSSSFRKSVHRNEDKWWLPVPCVPDTGLTEKARKDLQKKRDCANQIHKAAVAINSGVLSDMEVPESFMAVLPKSGRASVGDSVYRVMLGADKFSPGFLLDTLDISSEHDALAMADWVEAAMYVWQRKASGSHGKLPWSKVKELAADDDDKNVTLASRAESLLLCLKHQFPGLSQTTLDTSKIQFNKDVGQAILESYSRVLESLAFNIVSWIDDVLFADKSIRKLSDNLKS
- the LOC120693342 gene encoding uncharacterized protein LOC120693342 isoform X2, which encodes MGKRGHRRSPSQDEGNVGCVWGLMRMLYFRRDPKFLLDSKQLGGRYAFREINEMEHSTKRSRDFDGIEDGNIEQCTFQKPTVKNLMEDELGKVELLKKIPNDEVQRRLPDLENGLSFDEKPEHINRLTDNSYHQTGVSTAFTPSVDSDVLNHAEEYDLESILADFLGEIYSCHNECPHGDCKNKNELCPSLKSLIHKKVNDLNNLPGNIGRGQPQESNDGKLSEQNNLFNTMAAQSKQFKDALEILGSNKELFLKLLQKPDPQIVDNIQKHQNSNVASGLEPSNIPGQTNFGEREHLLASKEQAKERKYMFFWRKGKSNRSQMPEATIGPQTVSKIVILKPNPERGIHQKAITSARPLHQQPSTSHVPECSGRDTSKFSIREVKKRFRIVTGESRRERKLAPAEDLGRDPRRHKDSVIAMKKDFRHVSGGSLTDTSASSFKNGIIPFNSSKQKHQNGSKSEINGHTVPQGESIFYEQAKKHLSEMLKDNDRSVNYPAVQVSKSLEGILSLPLCNMSTRPREKGCLDLSPEETDVCLACKVEREECTQESCQSQDLGSIACCNSAPVDDQVTVQEGYSMNEANEGIQDVSDELDNMYIEGLENLNHGENICNMQSVPEEHSIDDIHQEILEEKEHAEVTPDSPESMVEKLEQQEPETPEPRASTKLVSDGSSEQSEETQEKPSPVSVLESFFEDFGSPDCINKKECELHEDLQRTLCFPDDESDVKVLWEDKNVRLDYIKLVLELSELCAEQNLEVWYLEDELISPCLFEELENQGDQTDDLKLLFDCICEALTEIQERYFRLSSWLSFLRIDIRTPPIGENLITEVDKYVHGYIQYSLPSTLDQIIKKDLEVQTWMNVRSKTEEIIMEIWEFVLDELIDEAVFDLWI
- the LOC120693342 gene encoding uncharacterized protein LOC120693342 isoform X1 yields the protein MGKRGHRRSPSQDEGNVGCVWGLMRMLYFRRDPKFLLDSKQLGGRYAFREINEMEHSTKRSRDFDGIEDGNIEQCTFQKPTVKNLMEDELGKVELLKKIPNDEVQRRLPDLENGLSFDEKPEHINRLTDNSYHQTGVSTAFTPSVDSDVLNHAEEYDLESILADFLGEIYSCHNECPHGDCKNKNELCPSLKSLIHKKVNDLNNLPGNIGRGQPQESNDGKLSEQNNLFNTMAAQSKQFKDALEILGSNKELFLKLLQKPDPQIVDNIQKHQNSNVASGLEPSNIPGQTNFGEREHLLASKEQAKERKYMFFWRKGKSNRSQMPEATIGPQTVSKIVILKPNPERGIHQKAITSARPLHQQPSTSHVPECSGRDTSKFSIREVKKRFRIVTGESRRERKLAPAEDLGRDPRRHKDSVIAMKKDFRHVSGGSLTDTSASSFKNGIIPFNSSKQKHQNGSKSEINGHTVPQGESIFYEQAKKHLSEMLKDNDRSVNYPAVQVSKSLEGILSLPLCNMSTRPREKGCLDLSPEETDVCLACKVEREECTQESCQSQDLGSIACCNSAPVDDQVTVQEGYSMNEANEGIQDVSDELDNMYIEGLENLNHGENICNMQSVPEEHSIDDIHQVSSNKCMLSVYCDYYFKCIMFHLKEILEEKEHAEVTPDSPESMVEKLEQQEPETPEPRASTKLVSDGSSEQSEETQEKPSPVSVLESFFEDFGSPDCINKKECELHEDLQRTLCFPDDESDVKVLWEDKNVRLDYIKLVLELSELCAEQNLEVWYLEDELISPCLFEELENQGDQTDDLKLLFDCICEALTEIQERYFRLSSWLSFLRIDIRTPPIGENLITEVDKYVHGYIQYSLPSTLDQIIKKDLEVQTWMNVRSKTEEIIMEIWEFVLDELIDEAVFDLWI